TCCGAGGATAGAGAAAGAAAATTGACAAGAGAGCAAAGAGGAGAAGTATATTCACCTGTATGTTGGATAGAAGATTATTTGAAAGAAAAAAGTACTTGACTTATAAGTTTTTGTATTTGAAATTGGTGAATTAATGAAAATGAGGAAAGCAGGTAATAAGGATATTGTCGTCCTTGCCAAACTTTTACATAACTATGATGTTTTTGAGCATGATCTAGATAAAAGAGTAGAAGTTACATCGGAAAGGGAATACAAAAAGTACCTTAGTAAGACCTTCAGAGATAACTCAACTACTTACATTATTGCAGAAGACGGTTCAAAACCTGTTGGATTTATCAGCTATGTGATATGGAAACAGGGTAAAATGTCGGCTGGTGCTATACAAGACACACTCATAATTGATGGTCATCGCGGGAAAGGGATAGGGAAGGCGCTCGTTCGTTATGTAATCAATAAGATGAAAAAAGCAAAATGTGAATATGTTAAAAGCGGTGTTAGAGTAAAGAATAAACGCGCTCAGAAGTTTTGGAAGAAACAAGGATTTAAGGTCAATTTTAACCAGGTAGACTATTCTATGCGGAAGGAGCTATGATAAAACGAAATAACATTTACAAAAGTCTTATCATACGTTTTCGTACCGCAGCTATCAACAGCTTACTGGTTTATATTGCTCTATCTTAAATCACCACAAAACAACCTGCTAAGCCTTTTAATCGCTGTAATCTTTGCTTCTGCTGTACAGCTCAAATCTTTGTTATTATACATGAAGTTCTCAAATGTGGGTTTCTTTGTTTCAGATAAAAGAAAACGTTTCAACTGTTTACCATTTCTATCGTTTCCTACATAATCGGGTTTACAGTTTTGGAATTATTGGGGTACCATTTATTTTCAGAGCCTTAATGTCGGCATACATAATAAATACGATAGTAGCAGCACTTATAACGAAATATCTTACAAAAATCAGCATACACGCATGGGGCATAAGTGGTTGCCTAACTGTCATAAAGCACCCCATGCCAGAAGCCTACCAGGCTAGCCTACGGCCCCATCAATTCAATAATGCATCACTTCCTTCCGAATTGTATGAACTCGTCTATGAGCTCCACGTTGCTTATGAACATCCTCCTGCAGCAATACC
This is a stretch of genomic DNA from Candidatus Micrarchaeota archaeon. It encodes these proteins:
- a CDS encoding GNAT family N-acetyltransferase, translated to MKMRKAGNKDIVVLAKLLHNYDVFEHDLDKRVEVTSEREYKKYLSKTFRDNSTTYIIAEDGSKPVGFISYVIWKQGKMSAGAIQDTLIIDGHRGKGIGKALVRYVINKMKKAKCEYVKSGVRVKNKRAQKFWKKQGFKVNFNQVDYSMRKEL